The stretch of DNA aaaattcacTTGTCAATagaaactttttaatttttcaaaatttattttataaatcatcatcattattttatcatgtagaatcaataataaaaaaatttcatttgttattgtttaattatttttttttatcattaaaaattgtaagaaTAATTGCGGTTgaggaaatttttttgtttgaatacgTAATCAATAAATGCGTAaggatgaaaaatataataaattaatacttgTTAATAAACAGATAaacttttgtaatattttatcttaGTTTTTCTTCgaataagataataaaaaataagaatttagattcaacaaataaaacaatgcatattatttgtaatttaatttttcctatATAAGTAAGATTCGCATCgtgagttttatttaaaaattataaactcaaTTGTATATTCAACactcaatcaaataaaaacgACAAtgtctcatttatttttttactttgttattATATCAGCAGTTTTTGCAGCAGGTTAAAAATCCATTGTCTtacagtttttatattttttttatagctaaTAAGAATTGTGTGttataaaatgttatttatttgatttacaGGTATAAATGCTCAAGGTGGTATTCGATGTAATGAGAATGAAGTGTGGTCTCAGTGttcaaaaaattgtgaatCAATTTGTCCTGGAACACCGAAAGCTTGTATCCTCGTAAGTTTTAAAATACCAATCTGTAtactcatatattttaaataattaaatctgaattaattttaataaattaaaactgatTAAAActgaatcaattttaataaattaaaagtgataaattaattttttttcactgatgattaattttttttttttttgcatttttagaGTTGTGCGCCTGGATGCATTTGTATTCCAGGTTATTCAAGAACAGATAGAAAAGGTACTTGCGTACCAACTTCCGAATGTCCACAAGCTCAATAAAATTCTACTAAatcaaatacattttataaatttataagtatatagaaaagtgtcctgataattcattttcaaaGTAATATaggtcaataaaattattaaaagaaaataactttcaaaaatatttaattagaataacaattattttcttatatatttcCCAAGTTttcctaaaattttttcataattgttttttccatttataatatttgatcTTAAAAACATTATgagcacttttttttttttcctttcattaaatttcataaaaactCATGTGTgataagaaaattatcaagGTTATCTTTTTTGTTTGCTTTAAACCTTATTAATACTCATCAGGTGTTTTCATTGTTTTGGCTAAGCTCTATAGATCATCGCTTGTTTTCATTTTCGAcgagttaatatatttttattttttttgagttaatttgtttgttataTGAATAGTATTACACTTGTgtactttttgtaaaaaaatatatatttatacaaaacagTTGGCATTATTACGCTTTCgtaagttttaatttatacgataaataaaaattattctttaacGTTCGATGGGCTTGATAAAAAGTTGACACTTATTCCATATGCAATTTGTCTCCAAGCATAATAAGATTGCAATACTTTAAAGAAttagtgtatttttttatgtttgaattttaaacatatacatgtattaCTTTGTGGAACTTAATTTACACTTCAAAGTCAAATAATCACAAGTGACATATTTTGGccttcattattttcatctgttaaaatataaacaaggcataaattttatgtttaccATCCACGTATATTATTTGACTAACTTATagatatgtttttatttttattatatttatatttaatgtataAGTATATGAGCATAATGTTtgcatagaaaaatataaaaaggtgagcctaaaaatattcattagccatataaaagtttttaatgaagcttaaaaatatttataagtatatttttagtattatttaaacaacatgTGATGAGTCAACATGTAAGAACCCGAAACTCAATATGtgataaagtaaaaataacttcattaaaaaaattataaatccttgaaataattattgatgtttataattgattattttaatttttgtttttagtcGTGTAAAGCAGGTTGTTATTGTAAAGATGGTTGGATTCGTCAAAAAGATGGACTTCTGTGTGTTGAACAGTGTAAAAGTGGATCACTAGTTGATTTGATAAAAGCGATTCCAAAAAACCTTCATTCATATTTAGGACAATGGTTTGTATCAAAcaattagataaatatttcaactaaAATTCTTTCATAATGTAATCATGAAAAGATGCGGATAATGAGTCGATACGgtagatattgatttttattcatataagcAAATCGAGGCTGATTTATAAACACCTTCCTCTCAAACGAATCATGcagatgaattttaaataatcatgtaGAAAAATCTTCAtaactagattttttttttcatacaattttCTAATATAAGTATAATAATGAGtaagaaatgaaaatacatttattttgtataatcatgtacaaaaaaaaatcatacagcTACGTGTTCATAGGCATTGCATGGAACATCTCAATATATGGTGCATATTCAAACAAATCCATGCATATTTTACACAATCTTAGTTTGTCATCTCTGTAAACTATGAATGGTAGattatgtaattaaaaaatacatgctTAAGATAGTGCAGATAGCGATACTCTCATagaatgttttgtttttaaagcttttctttttaattttataaattaaatcctTTTAAAcagttaattataattttattggctccagtgaaagaaaatatatgtgaaatatttatagaaaattgtacgcaaattaaaataaattctacgtaaattttgtatatattttttaatgtttaaggGCGTGTCAAGAAATTCATCATGTgagtaatattttataatatataaccaatgtaaaaaattttttatttagaaaatagtATCGAAATATATAGTAGGTTATCGAAACACAACAATCTACATTGAAAagctttaaattataaattatcatccgTTGTTTACCACAATCAATAAAAGATAATGTTtccattgaataaaatttcgaaatagtTTATCAATAAGTGAagtcatcaattaattattctcGTGAGATTCAAACGagaaatatacatttataaatattgctcattgtttttaaataatttacctgcatcattatgattataaaatttacaattgattttaatcTGCGTTATTTATGATCATcgtatataatattatgtgTGCACATCGCTTATATTTTCtacatttgaattaattatttgtatttgataaaaaataaagtttcttgaatataaatttagaataaatcggttagtttaatattttaagctttttcatttaaaatattaatactcGACCAATTGaaagcttttattttatagatattaaattttattattttaaacttactTCGTTTGATAGTCTGTTCAATTGACAATACTGATGTTGATTCATTTACATCATTGTGCGTATAATCAACTATACTtccaattgttgttgttattactGTTATTTCATTCGTTCCACCTGTAAAATCCCGATGATGTCTTGAATgctgaaacaaataaaaaagaacaattgaaaatttaaaaattaattcttaatTTAAATCTACTGATCggaatctttttcttttatttttgcaaaggCCTATATGTTTTACTGCTTCttagatttaaatttaaagcttTTGATTGAGGTGCTTCAGTGATTCGTGGCTGTCAATAACAACGCTGTAACATGTCAACAGTCAAATGCAACTTACAGAGTTGGACAAACTGAATATACAAGCACACTTTGATCagaattgttttatcaaagTATTTATATCACTTTGAGAATTGATATTAGAGAACCACTTCTTTCATATCAATGTTCCAGAACTCAAATCGATTTCCAATAAATTGACCCACAACTTTGAGTTTTAGAAGATATGAtgcttgtatatatatatatacacggaTATAGGtataaatgattataaaaagtaCTCTTCATAAAATTCTGAACGGTATACGATTGGTGTACTTAAAGTAAAGGACTTTGAAATTACCTTTATCGATTTTGTTGTAACTGGTTGgcaatatatgtatgtatatagttAAATGGATCTTGTATTGCCATCAAATTTGTGATcgtttatatatagaaaatagaaaaaaaaaactggataAACTGTTGAAACTTTTGAGGGTAAATTTTGTATGTACTGTTGAGTAGAATAATATAACCAAGTTAAAATTGTTAGTGTTAggttttagttaaaaaaaagaacacaGTTTCTTTTTCATGAACAAAAGAAAGAAGTCGTGGTGGCAATTGAGAGTCACACAGCTGCGGTATACCAAAAGTTATTGTAATAAaacttgtataaatatatatgtagttTAAAGTATAAActcttgatttaatttttcaccatTGAAACTTAGACGATgctttatttgaaaaataaaaaaaagagtgaagattatttaaataatactgattttgaaattaagtttttttaaaaatataatgacatTAAGATTCAGGTCactatgaaatatttattaatcttgACGActtaaaaatcaaacaaaaaataagataaaaaccTCGTTACGTTACTATTTGTTTTGTACCTTCCggtgatttgtttttttctatttattcaaGTCTTTCAAGTTTTTCTCTTGcgacctatttttttttacccttgATAGTCTCTTGAGTTTTGTacataaatttctaaatatattatttctttctgTGAAAACATAGCTTTTAGTGATGCTGCTGCCAGAAGCGATTCCTGACCTCGTCATTAATAAGTTGTCAAATAACTACTAAACCACTTGGtgacgatttttttttgttttaaagatgtatatttttttttttttgtaaatactaGAAGATTTGtagaatacaattttttaaaggtATCAATACTTGAAGTATGTATTCCTGGTTGATTGCCATGACTTTAtagtttcaagtttttttttctatactgaTAATTGTTATTTCTATACGTCTATATAGTATACTTCAAGGCTTTTTGGAGAACGTAATGTATATCTTCAGGTTCAATTGAGATTGTTTTTTTCgttacttgtttatttattattcaatttacttatttatctCTTTATTACACTCaactaaattcatttaattattaaaaattattaaaaatattaattaataaatttaatttcatataacccaatagtgaaaaaaatatatttattagaaatataaaacaaatttaatttatattttatatgtgtgattgataaattatattttaagcatatgtaatctatatctatgtaaatgtatttatatttttcaaaacataaatttacttaaatttttCGACATTATTTGAATGtacttcaaatttaatttatattcatatgaaataaatttactttttgtatagatatagattacatatgaattaaatataaattacatgtaaattaaatttaatttatattttttaaaacattaatcaaatttaattcacatatattttaaatataaattaaatttattttatatttccaataaatatatttttttcacttgggaAAAATCAATGGAGGAAAGTTGGAGAAAACTCGGAATAAATTTTAGGTGGAGAAAGGTTGAAGAAATTTGTCCGctatttctccaaccatgggtcatctTCGGAAAAAGGTGGAAAAAAGTGGAGAAAAGGCGGAGAAAAATTTCCACCAGagagtttttaaataataaacaaaatataattttttatattttatttaattattgaaaaaaaggattgatttctttttcaatacaaaatttaggttagaaatgaaaaaaaaaaaaattcgcgTGCGTCGTGGACAGTTTTTGGATAAAAAGTTACGCATGCACCATCTTTTTCTGAGaaagtaaatagaaaaaacaacgAATAAATgtataagcaaaaaaaaaaatttcaactaaaatttgactaaaaaaaaattttcattttttcagattatcaaaaaaatatcaatattatctaATTGATTGGGCAAAtaattgtttgtaaattttcaacttgTTGTATATTAACGGTTTTGAGGCAAATGCAACTTCAAACCTCTGTTgtgtaaagataaaaaattttaacctAAAAAGCACcttgggtaaaaaaaatatttataagtatTCACCATCATCACCAGTCCACTTTGACACAAAAGTTACCAAATTTCGATGATAGTAttgataagaataaaaatgaaaatgataacaaTGTTAATGAGGATGTTATGTCATCCCGGGAAAAAATTAGACgtcataaaaaattgaagatgtcATATTTGTGTTGGCAATCATTTTCTTTGTCGATCGCTATCGATGTACAacaatttacagaaaaatGGACAAACATGGTTCGACGgccttaatttaaataaaaaaaaaaaatattcctgagtatattataattatgataaattctCCAGCgtaagttaataattattataatttgtctatttttctgtaaattgtTGTATATCGATAGCGATCGACAGCGTTCGACTTTGATCAACAGCGATTGACGGCGATCGACAAAGAATCAAAGATGTGGACAAATATGACATCTTCAACGATCGTTGGCAATCATCGAATTTTTTCCCGGGATTATCACAAAAAATACCACAAATGAGCATTGAAAACAAGTCTGAAAATAATAGTACTTTGTGGTAAACAAGATGCTGCTGGATAATGTACAAGTTCTATTGATGCTGTTTATGATGAAATTGCGGAGGAAATCGGAGTAAAGTGGAGTCGATTCGAGAAATATCGGAGAAAAACGCAAAAATATCGGAGGGAAACGGAAAAATATAGGAGGAAATCGGAGAAATCATTTTTACTAGAGATTttatatgatatatttaatagaaatattatacTTCAAGACA from Aphidius gifuensis isolate YNYX2018 linkage group LG4, ASM1490517v1, whole genome shotgun sequence encodes:
- the LOC122854930 gene encoding chymotrypsin-elastase inhibitor ixodidin-like, translating into MSHLFFYFVIISAVFAAGINAQGGIRCNENEVWSQCSKNCESICPGTPKACILSCAPGCICIPGYSRTDRKGTCVPTSECPQAQ